One window of Calderihabitans maritimus genomic DNA carries:
- a CDS encoding TasA family protein, with amino-acid sequence MKRVYLSFLVIALVSALVGGATFALFTDEATNSNNTFAAGTIDIELNDNSDDDIVSFTVSNIAPGDSGGTTIKVDNEGSLDLRYDVSIDVDGALFDGNHPIIVTLKDPDGGVLFQTSEDGEYDLNRVLAANGGTETLTLEWSFPQDADNTYQGQEGSFDLTFSAEQIKNN; translated from the coding sequence ATGAAGAGAGTTTATTTAAGCTTTTTGGTAATAGCCTTAGTGTCTGCTTTGGTGGGTGGAGCCACGTTTGCTTTGTTTACGGACGAGGCAACTAACTCGAACAACACTTTTGCCGCCGGTACTATAGATATCGAACTGAATGATAATTCGGATGATGACATTGTTTCCTTCACGGTAAGTAACATTGCTCCTGGAGACAGTGGTGGTACAACAATTAAAGTTGATAATGAGGGTAGCCTTGACCTCAGGTACGATGTTTCTATTGATGTGGACGGGGCTCTATTCGACGGTAACCACCCCATCATAGTTACCCTCAAAGATCCTGACGGGGGAGTGCTTTTCCAAACTTCTGAGGACGGCGAATACGATCTCAACCGGGTACTCGCCGCCAATGGCGGAACCGAAACCCTAACTTTAGAGTGGTCATTCCCCCAAGATGCTGATAATACTTATCAGGGCCAGGAAGGCAGCTTTGACTTGACCTTTAGTGCCGAGCAGATCAAGAATAATTAA
- a CDS encoding TasA family protein encodes MTKKLFLMGIAVAMISLLAGRATFAIFSDSASNDSTFSAGTVSINANRNDGDPVPGPMFYVTSEQGRTYDGRFPGINTTDVWAPGDYHSRTLNVTNDGSLAVKITQLGATVRGINDPTVLAEFLNKMLVTVVQTTNQNNPTVLFTGTLGELVNGPVEVLNQVNISPTATQDLTYTVTMDITAGNLLQGVEALVDFSVYVEQLRNN; translated from the coding sequence TTGACCAAAAAACTGTTTTTAATGGGAATTGCCGTAGCAATGATATCCTTGCTGGCAGGCAGGGCCACCTTCGCTATCTTTAGTGATAGTGCTAGTAACGACAGTACCTTTAGCGCCGGGACGGTCTCCATCAACGCCAACAGGAATGACGGCGATCCGGTGCCGGGTCCCATGTTTTATGTGACTAGCGAGCAGGGCAGAACCTATGACGGCCGGTTTCCCGGCATTAATACCACGGACGTATGGGCTCCTGGGGACTACCATTCCCGGACACTCAATGTCACAAATGACGGTAGCCTGGCGGTAAAGATTACTCAGTTGGGGGCCACCGTGAGGGGAATCAATGATCCAACAGTGCTTGCCGAGTTCCTGAACAAAATGCTGGTAACGGTAGTTCAGACTACAAACCAAAACAACCCTACCGTGCTTTTCACGGGTACACTGGGCGAATTGGTGAATGGTCCAGTTGAGGTGCTTAATCAGGTTAATATTTCCCCTACTGCTACGCAGGATCTTACTTATACGGTTACCATGGATATTACAGCCGGCAACTTGCTTCAGGGAGTAGAGGCCCTGGTAGATTTCAGTGTGTATGTGGAACAGTTACGAAATAACTGA
- a CDS encoding VanW family protein: protein MRKLFLVLSLLTAGLVLLIFVSNIMTTLLERYLPAVQIRPDDMGKFVLRGQFQTAYQHASLTQAKNIELAASMINGLVVEPGEVFSFNRTVGPYTPERGFALGDTVIGDQVVQTYGGGVCQVAGTLHNAVLLAGLEVVERHHHTLSIPYMPPGQDAAVSISGGKDYKFRNNTNQPVLIWSGAKQGLLTVRIYGETRGPHITLHHQILATVPPPEIRKVDPALPRGAEQLVRQGVEGRTIRYWLEVETQQSKTVKELGTETYRPSPRIVIVGSGTAEQ, encoded by the coding sequence GTGCGTAAATTATTCTTGGTGCTGTCGTTGCTAACGGCCGGGCTAGTTTTATTAATTTTTGTATCTAACATAATGACCACGCTGTTAGAAAGGTACCTTCCGGCGGTACAAATTAGACCTGATGATATGGGCAAATTTGTGCTGCGCGGGCAGTTTCAAACCGCATACCAACATGCAAGCTTAACCCAGGCGAAAAATATTGAACTTGCCGCATCCATGATAAACGGCTTGGTTGTTGAGCCCGGTGAAGTCTTTTCGTTTAACCGTACCGTTGGGCCGTATACGCCGGAGCGGGGTTTCGCACTGGGAGATACGGTTATTGGTGACCAAGTGGTACAAACTTACGGTGGAGGTGTCTGCCAGGTGGCAGGTACCCTTCATAACGCTGTGCTGCTGGCCGGGCTGGAGGTTGTAGAAAGGCACCACCATACCCTCAGTATTCCCTACATGCCCCCGGGACAGGATGCTGCCGTTAGTATCAGCGGAGGTAAGGATTATAAGTTTCGCAACAACACTAACCAACCGGTATTGATCTGGAGTGGAGCTAAGCAGGGATTGCTAACGGTTAGGATTTACGGCGAAACCCGGGGGCCACATATTACTTTGCATCATCAGATCTTGGCTACGGTTCCTCCTCCCGAAATCCGAAAAGTAGATCCGGCCCTGCCGCGGGGAGCAGAACAGCTCGTCCGACAGGGGGTTGAAGGACGCACCATACGGTACTGGTTGGAGGTAGAAACGCAGCAAAGCAAGACGGTAAAGGAACTGGGAACGGAAACTTACCGTCCCAGCCCCCGGATTGTTATAGTAGGTTCAGGCACGGCAGAACAGTAA
- a CDS encoding nucleoside recognition domain-containing protein, with translation MINVIWAVMILTGILFAGMKGNAELVTITIFKEAFEGLITSLELIAIIAVWFGLSRVAEKAGLLTGLARLLTPLLRPLFPSVPPGHSSLGSIAMNLTANLLGLANAATPFGLKAMKELQELNHHPDTVTPAMITFLAINSTCVTLIPATAIALRANAGAAEPSSIIVPAALASGIATITVLALDRLLKRRGVF, from the coding sequence ATGATTAATGTTATCTGGGCAGTTATGATCCTGACGGGGATTTTATTTGCAGGGATGAAGGGGAATGCGGAACTGGTTACCATCACTATCTTCAAGGAAGCGTTTGAAGGTCTGATAACCAGCCTGGAACTGATTGCTATTATTGCTGTCTGGTTCGGGTTGAGTAGGGTTGCTGAAAAAGCCGGTTTGTTGACAGGTCTTGCCCGGTTATTGACCCCGCTTCTCCGGCCTCTTTTCCCCAGTGTACCCCCGGGGCATTCCTCCCTCGGTTCCATAGCCATGAATCTCACCGCGAACTTATTGGGATTGGCTAACGCGGCCACCCCTTTTGGCCTGAAGGCGATGAAAGAACTTCAGGAGCTTAACCATCATCCGGATACAGTTACGCCGGCAATGATTACTTTTCTGGCCATAAACAGCACTTGTGTTACTTTAATACCCGCAACGGCCATCGCCCTCCGGGCCAATGCCGGTGCTGCCGAGCCCAGTTCAATCATTGTCCCGGCGGCATTGGCATCAGGCATAGCGACTATCACCGTCTTGGCGCTCGATCGACTGCTGAAAAGGCGCGGAGTGTTTTAA
- a CDS encoding spore maturation protein — MLALASAWILPGLIGLTLLVAVIRGINVYDEFVEGATDGVQLGVKLIPYIIGIYIAIGLFRETGAVAWLTRLLSPLLTFVGFPAEVLPLVIIRPFSNAAAMGIITDILETYNPDSFTGLLASVMQGSSETTFYVLTVYLGSVGIRRSLYTGPLCLLGDAIGYLAALWMTRLFFGN; from the coding sequence ATGCTGGCTTTAGCAAGCGCCTGGATCTTACCGGGTTTAATTGGGCTTACCCTGTTGGTGGCCGTTATTCGCGGGATCAACGTATATGACGAGTTTGTGGAAGGAGCAACGGACGGGGTGCAGCTCGGTGTAAAGCTCATCCCGTATATCATAGGGATATATATTGCTATCGGCTTGTTTCGTGAAACCGGGGCTGTGGCCTGGCTGACTCGCCTCCTATCTCCTCTATTAACTTTCGTTGGATTCCCGGCGGAAGTTCTTCCGCTAGTGATAATTCGACCGTTTTCCAATGCCGCTGCTATGGGGATCATTACCGATATTCTGGAGACTTACAATCCCGATTCGTTTACCGGCTTACTCGCTTCCGTAATGCAAGGGAGCTCGGAAACGACCTTTTATGTCCTTACGGTTTACCTGGGATCGGTAGGTATTCGGCGAAGCCTGTACACTGGTCCTCTCTGTCTTCTAGGCGACGCCATCGGTTACTTAGCTGCCCTGTGGATGACCAGGTTGTTCTTTGGAAACTGA
- a CDS encoding recombinase family protein, with the protein MSVALVYLRVSTEEQAERGYSIAAQREECRAKAQELGATEITEFVDEGVSGSILERPALVAALEKLKAGGIRWFICLDTSRLSRSVAHQLLLIDEIKKAGAELIFVNSKFTDTPEDRFHLTVLSAVDEYERARTRLRSLIGKRAKAKAGKLTHSPGLYGYEFDKETDTLHIIEEEAKIIRLMYQWFTSEEGASPYEIARRLNAMGIPSPKGKQWAKQTVKRILANSAYAGTLYIRRYDTKDVKFNKYKPPEERVSRKERPREEWVPISVPAIVDKATWEAAQKRFENSRRRWRSYSAYPYLLSGLMRCGKCGATIHGNLVTSKGKKRAYYVCTAKSPGIPGRERCKSQYLNALELEKIVWERVSGWLTNPERLHAELHAAFPDETAKSLEIELITIEKELAQASKERSRVATMFQKDLIPEVEMEQRLREIKERREHLSRRREQIIRELSRHDLAAQELERLEELAAQVGDALDTLSLEEKKRLVNLLIEEITVTGKRIDIKAKIPDTIPENVAILETAAAGNGFYGRHGTPYCRS; encoded by the coding sequence GTGAGCGTTGCACTGGTATATTTACGAGTGTCCACGGAAGAACAGGCCGAACGCGGCTATTCAATTGCGGCGCAGCGGGAGGAATGCAGGGCCAAGGCCCAGGAATTAGGCGCAACTGAAATAACAGAATTTGTAGACGAAGGGGTCTCGGGCTCAATCTTAGAGCGCCCCGCCCTGGTGGCGGCGCTGGAAAAGCTTAAAGCCGGCGGCATTCGCTGGTTTATTTGTTTAGATACCAGTCGTTTGTCACGCAGCGTGGCACACCAGCTTTTATTGATTGACGAGATAAAAAAAGCGGGAGCGGAGTTGATTTTTGTCAACTCCAAGTTTACCGACACCCCTGAAGACCGTTTTCACTTAACCGTACTAAGCGCCGTTGACGAATACGAACGGGCCAGGACCAGGCTCCGCTCCTTAATTGGTAAAAGAGCCAAGGCAAAGGCGGGGAAACTTACTCACAGTCCTGGACTTTACGGCTATGAATTTGATAAAGAAACAGATACCCTCCATATTATCGAAGAAGAGGCTAAAATTATAAGACTTATGTATCAATGGTTCACTTCTGAAGAAGGCGCCAGTCCTTATGAAATAGCGCGGCGATTGAATGCCATGGGCATCCCTAGTCCCAAAGGCAAACAATGGGCCAAACAAACGGTCAAACGTATTTTAGCTAACAGCGCTTATGCCGGCACCCTGTATATCCGCCGCTATGATACTAAGGACGTCAAGTTCAATAAATATAAGCCGCCTGAAGAAAGGGTAAGCCGAAAAGAAAGGCCCCGCGAAGAGTGGGTCCCTATTTCTGTCCCCGCCATTGTTGATAAAGCGACCTGGGAGGCAGCCCAAAAGCGTTTTGAGAACTCTCGAAGGCGCTGGCGCAGCTACAGCGCTTACCCTTATCTTCTTTCGGGCCTTATGCGCTGCGGAAAATGCGGCGCGACTATACACGGGAATCTTGTTACGTCAAAAGGAAAGAAGAGGGCTTATTACGTCTGCACTGCGAAATCGCCAGGCATACCGGGTCGGGAACGCTGTAAATCCCAATATCTTAATGCTCTAGAATTAGAAAAAATCGTTTGGGAAAGAGTCTCCGGTTGGCTGACAAATCCGGAAAGGCTTCACGCAGAGCTGCATGCCGCTTTCCCTGACGAGACTGCCAAAAGCTTGGAAATCGAGCTTATTACCATCGAAAAAGAATTGGCTCAAGCCTCCAAAGAACGGTCACGGGTAGCGACCATGTTCCAAAAAGATTTGATACCGGAAGTTGAAATGGAACAACGGCTCAGGGAAATAAAGGAACGCCGGGAGCACCTCTCGCGCCGCCGGGAGCAGATTATAAGGGAACTTTCCCGGCACGACCTGGCGGCGCAGGAATTGGAACGGTTAGAAGAGCTTGCCGCTCAGGTCGGAGATGCTCTCGACACTCTTTCTCTTGAAGAGAAAAAGCGCCTGGTTAATCTCTTGATTGAAGAGATTACTGTTACCGGGAAGCGCATTGACATCAAAGCCAAAATTCCCGACACTATACCCGAAAACGTAGCCATTCTCGAAACTGCCGCTGCGGGCAATGGTTTCTACGGTAGACACGGCACCCCATATTGTCGATCCTAA
- a CDS encoding type II toxin-antitoxin system VapC family toxin: MSEYYVLDACALIAFLNDEAGADVVEELLRKSNRQEPNLFLHRLNLLEVYYGIYREVGPEISEQVLEKIRALPVTEVTEITQEVFLEAGRLKATYRLSLADSIAAAEAKVRGASLVTADHHEFDLIATREDIAFRWIR, translated from the coding sequence ATGAGCGAGTATTATGTGCTTGATGCCTGTGCCCTCATCGCCTTTTTGAACGACGAAGCTGGTGCGGATGTTGTAGAAGAACTGCTGCGAAAGTCTAATCGTCAGGAGCCCAATTTGTTCCTGCACCGGTTAAACCTGCTGGAGGTTTACTACGGTATCTATCGCGAAGTAGGCCCGGAGATAAGTGAACAGGTATTGGAAAAAATACGGGCACTACCTGTTACCGAAGTCACTGAGATTACCCAGGAGGTTTTTCTGGAGGCCGGTAGGTTGAAGGCGACTTACAGGTTGTCTTTAGCGGACTCAATAGCAGCCGCGGAAGCAAAAGTCCGCGGTGCCAGCCTTGTAACTGCGGATCACCATGAGTTCGACCTCATTGCTACCAGGGAAGATATCGCGTTCCGCTGGATAAGGTGA
- the asnB gene encoding asparagine synthase (glutamine-hydrolyzing) has translation MCGIAGWIDWEANLTHQRATVEAMGDTLACRGPDAAGTWLSRHVALTHRRLIVVDPEGGNQPMIRERGNQTYVITYNGELYNTPELRRELEQRGYFFRGHSDTEVLLVAFMEWGPECVHRLNGIFAFAIWSEADQSLFLARDRLGVKPLFFTHQGNTLLFASEIKSLLAHPAVQPEVDAEGLAEIFGLGPARTPGHGVFRGISELKPGYWLIYDRKGMHKHQYWALESRPHPDDLTTTVATVRQLVQDAVERQLVADVPVCVLLSGGLDSSAIAAFAAGALAQTSSSPLNTYSVDYVDNERYFQPDDFQPNSDTQWVWRVSKFLGTKHHPVVIDTPQLVDSLTTAVKARDLPGMADVDASLYLFCREIKKEATVALSGECADEVFGGYPWFHREETLTAQTFPWSLSLRERLSILSPELLKLIRPEEYVAERYREALAEVPYLSGENPDEARMRQMFYLNLTRWMPTLLDRKDRMSMAVGLEVRVPFCDHRLVEYLWNVPWSMKKCDGREKGLLRRALVGVLPEDVLMRRKSPYPKTHNPAYLEAVRKWLKEILEDSASPLLPLINVDTVKAMTKQEGNLLTRPWFGQLMTGPQLFAYLIQIDIWLREYRVSIR, from the coding sequence ATGTGCGGAATTGCCGGTTGGATAGACTGGGAAGCAAATCTTACTCACCAGCGTGCGACAGTAGAAGCTATGGGCGACACATTGGCATGCCGGGGCCCGGACGCGGCCGGAACCTGGCTTTCACGGCATGTAGCGCTGACGCACCGCCGCCTGATCGTTGTGGATCCCGAAGGAGGAAACCAGCCCATGATCCGCGAGCGAGGCAATCAAACATATGTGATAACTTACAACGGAGAACTTTATAATACTCCTGAGCTACGTCGAGAACTGGAGCAACGAGGATACTTTTTCCGAGGGCACTCCGATACTGAGGTTCTCTTAGTGGCTTTTATGGAATGGGGTCCGGAGTGCGTCCACCGCCTCAACGGGATTTTTGCCTTCGCTATCTGGAGCGAAGCCGACCAAAGCCTGTTCCTGGCTCGTGATCGTTTGGGCGTCAAACCCCTCTTCTTCACACACCAGGGTAACACTTTGCTATTTGCCTCAGAAATAAAATCCCTCCTGGCTCACCCGGCAGTTCAGCCGGAGGTGGATGCGGAGGGCCTGGCCGAAATTTTTGGCTTAGGTCCGGCCCGTACACCAGGACATGGAGTTTTTCGGGGGATCTCAGAGCTTAAACCCGGATACTGGCTCATTTACGACCGGAAGGGAATGCACAAACATCAATACTGGGCTCTGGAAAGCCGGCCCCATCCTGATGACCTGACCACCACTGTTGCCACTGTACGTCAATTGGTTCAGGACGCCGTTGAACGACAGCTAGTGGCCGACGTACCCGTATGTGTATTGCTTTCAGGCGGCTTGGATTCCAGCGCTATAGCAGCCTTCGCCGCCGGCGCACTAGCCCAAACCAGTTCTTCACCCCTCAACACTTATTCGGTAGATTACGTCGATAACGAACGGTATTTCCAACCTGACGATTTTCAACCCAACTCCGATACCCAGTGGGTATGGCGAGTATCCAAATTTCTTGGAACCAAACATCACCCTGTTGTAATCGATACTCCTCAGTTAGTAGACTCCCTGACAACAGCCGTTAAAGCCCGGGACCTGCCCGGAATGGCTGATGTAGATGCCTCGCTATATCTGTTCTGCCGCGAAATTAAAAAGGAAGCTACTGTAGCCCTGTCGGGCGAATGCGCGGACGAGGTGTTTGGCGGTTATCCCTGGTTTCACCGGGAGGAGACCTTGACCGCCCAAACTTTTCCCTGGTCATTGAGTTTACGGGAAAGACTGAGCATCCTATCGCCGGAGTTGCTAAAATTGATTCGCCCGGAAGAATATGTTGCTGAACGGTATCGAGAGGCTTTGGCCGAAGTCCCATACCTTTCCGGAGAAAATCCTGACGAAGCCCGGATGCGGCAGATGTTCTACCTTAACCTCACCCGCTGGATGCCTACGCTCTTGGATCGCAAAGACCGCATGAGTATGGCCGTCGGTCTTGAGGTACGGGTACCGTTCTGCGATCACCGCCTGGTCGAATACCTTTGGAACGTCCCGTGGTCCATGAAAAAGTGTGACGGGAGAGAAAAGGGTCTCCTACGGCGGGCATTGGTAGGAGTACTGCCCGAAGACGTGCTGATGCGGCGGAAAAGTCCCTATCCGAAGACCCACAATCCCGCTTACCTGGAGGCCGTCCGTAAATGGCTCAAAGAAATCCTTGAAGATTCTGCCTCGCCCCTGCTTCCATTAATCAACGTGGATACCGTCAAAGCAATGACCAAACAAGAAGGAAACCTGTTAACCCGGCCCTGGTTCGGTCAGTTGATGACCGGTCCCCAACTTTTTGCGTACCTGATCCAGATAGACATCTGGCTGCGGGAATACCGCGTATCCATTCGCTAG
- the nuoE gene encoding NADH-quinone oxidoreductase subunit NuoE — protein sequence MGCTNRCEEKLEKKFPKADEAVDLSLLEPVLEKYAQSPGSLITILQKAQDIYNYLPVEVLKFIAARTGVKPATVYGVATFYTQFRLTPVGKHVILLCQGTACHVNGSENIMTALCDELKIKEGETTPDGMFTLQNVACLGCCSLAPVMMIDGETYGELTPDKARQIIRGISKQEQGA from the coding sequence ATGGGATGCACTAACAGGTGTGAAGAAAAACTGGAAAAGAAATTTCCCAAGGCCGATGAGGCAGTTGACTTGTCTTTACTTGAACCCGTTTTAGAAAAATATGCCCAAAGTCCAGGAAGCCTTATTACCATACTGCAAAAGGCTCAGGATATTTACAATTATTTGCCGGTTGAAGTTCTCAAATTTATAGCCGCCAGAACTGGGGTGAAGCCGGCAACCGTTTATGGGGTGGCAACTTTTTATACTCAGTTCAGGCTTACTCCTGTGGGAAAGCACGTGATACTTCTCTGCCAGGGTACTGCCTGCCATGTTAACGGCTCGGAAAATATTATGACAGCCCTGTGCGATGAGCTGAAGATAAAGGAAGGCGAAACTACCCCTGATGGTATGTTTACCCTTCAAAATGTGGCCTGCCTGGGCTGCTGCAGCCTAGCGCCGGTAATGATGATTGATGGCGAAACCTATGGCGAATTAACTCCTGATAAGGCAAGGCAAATAATCAGGGGAATATCCAAGCAAGAGCAGGGGGCGTAG
- the nuoF gene encoding NADH-quinone oxidoreductase subunit NuoF — MKIMVGLGSCGVAAGGNKILSVIKEELKNREAEVKVESTGCIGLCYLEPLVNVVEGDKIYIYGKVTPEMVSEIIDKHVIGKTPVEEYVVSSSDHPASVLQKQVRIALRNCGIINPENIDDYIGRGGYEGIKKAVTSMSQKEVIEEIKASGLRGRGGAGFPTWFKWNATREAPGSPKYVVCNADEGDPGAFMDRSILEGDPHSLLEGMMIAGYAIGAQEGIIYVRAEYPLAIKRLEIAIEQAEARGLLGENLFGSDFNFTIRIKQGAGAFVCGEETALIASLEGERGMPRLKPPFPAQSGYWGKPTNINNVETYANVPWILQHGGAAFARYGTEKSKGTKVFALAGKIKHGGLVEVPMGLSLREVIFDIGGGIKGDREIKAVQMGGPSGGCIPAHLLDTPVDYESITKTGAIMGSGGMIVMDDSTCMVDMARFFLDFTQKESCGKCTYCRLGTKRMLEILNRITEGKGKEEDLEILESLALRVKEGSLCGLGQTAPNPVLTTLRYFRGEYEAHIREKRCPSKHCKALITYVINKEKCRSCGLCAKKCPVSVIEGSKKEPYHIRQDGCMKCGNCKEVCPFGAVEIN; from the coding sequence TTGAAAATAATGGTAGGATTGGGCAGCTGCGGAGTGGCTGCCGGGGGAAATAAGATACTCTCCGTAATTAAAGAAGAGCTTAAAAACAGGGAAGCGGAGGTAAAGGTAGAAAGCACAGGGTGTATAGGCCTTTGTTATCTAGAGCCTTTAGTTAATGTTGTGGAAGGGGACAAGATTTATATTTACGGTAAAGTAACCCCCGAAATGGTGTCCGAGATAATAGATAAACATGTAATAGGGAAAACACCGGTGGAAGAATATGTGGTTTCCAGCAGTGACCATCCCGCCTCCGTCCTTCAGAAGCAGGTAAGGATAGCCCTAAGAAACTGCGGTATAATCAACCCCGAAAACATAGACGACTATATCGGCAGGGGCGGCTATGAAGGAATAAAGAAAGCTGTTACTTCCATGTCCCAGAAGGAAGTAATTGAAGAGATCAAGGCTTCGGGCCTGAGGGGTAGAGGAGGAGCAGGATTCCCTACTTGGTTTAAATGGAATGCAACCAGGGAAGCCCCAGGGAGCCCCAAGTACGTAGTGTGCAACGCAGATGAGGGAGACCCCGGCGCCTTTATGGATAGGAGTATACTGGAAGGAGACCCTCATTCTTTACTTGAAGGGATGATGATTGCAGGCTATGCCATTGGAGCCCAGGAAGGTATAATCTACGTTAGGGCTGAATATCCCCTGGCCATAAAGAGGCTAGAAATAGCCATTGAACAAGCTGAAGCCAGGGGGCTATTGGGTGAGAATCTATTCGGCTCCGATTTCAACTTTACGATAAGAATAAAGCAGGGGGCAGGTGCCTTTGTCTGCGGTGAAGAAACAGCCCTTATAGCCTCTCTGGAAGGGGAAAGGGGCATGCCCAGGCTCAAACCTCCCTTCCCGGCTCAGTCGGGTTATTGGGGTAAGCCTACAAATATAAACAATGTTGAGACCTATGCCAATGTACCATGGATATTGCAACATGGGGGAGCTGCCTTTGCCAGATACGGCACGGAAAAAAGCAAGGGAACAAAGGTATTTGCCCTGGCAGGTAAGATAAAGCACGGTGGACTGGTAGAGGTGCCCATGGGCCTTTCCCTCCGGGAGGTTATATTCGATATAGGTGGTGGAATAAAGGGAGACAGGGAGATAAAAGCGGTTCAGATGGGGGGCCCTTCAGGAGGGTGTATCCCCGCTCACCTATTAGATACACCGGTTGACTATGAGTCCATTACCAAGACGGGAGCCATAATGGGCTCTGGCGGCATGATAGTCATGGATGACTCCACATGCATGGTGGATATGGCTAGATTTTTCCTTGATTTTACCCAAAAGGAGTCCTGCGGTAAGTGCACCTACTGCCGCTTAGGAACAAAAAGAATGCTGGAAATACTGAACCGCATAACCGAGGGCAAGGGGAAAGAGGAAGACCTAGAAATCTTGGAAAGCCTAGCGCTAAGGGTCAAGGAAGGGTCCCTGTGCGGTCTCGGACAAACTGCGCCCAACCCTGTTCTTACCACTTTGAGATATTTTAGAGGCGAGTATGAAGCTCATATTAGGGAGAAAAGATGTCCTTCTAAGCACTGTAAGGCCTTAATTACTTACGTTATAAATAAGGAAAAATGCAGAAGCTGTGGCCTGTGTGCTAAGAAATGTCCCGTTTCGGTAATAGAAGGAAGTAAAAAAGAACCTTACCACATTAGACAGGATGGTTGCATGAAATGCGGAAACTGCAAAGAAGTTTGTCCTTTTGGCGCTGTAGAGATTAATTAA